A region from the Lolium perenne isolate Kyuss_39 chromosome 4, Kyuss_2.0, whole genome shotgun sequence genome encodes:
- the LOC127295273 gene encoding uncharacterized protein: MATVFDSGGGSKRRQTDEEGGRAQPGLEEDRITTLPEALRLHILALLPLKSAIRTGALSTQWRALWTRRWPDPASLELRVAAHDSLQPLMESLERRGRRRIDRFSLSFKMGELTADEFRRCLDYAAACAVADLQVHLSRGSNRILKFRLPRGNPHLQRLSVEGIGVGLPNPFLYESHPHSVLDAIRLHRVTISDHDVFSLVAACPLLRTLDLRYCKGLRRGNFPAGAYLKSVTFAECKGLAGVLFRKAPGLRSFRYSGGYLAADQIPTTIHDLYLCFGGPDRRNCLGGTTYDADGRLCRLRRSCLDALIDAYNLTVITLCSSALRRVSGKVRAKSIHGNAALCRLQNLREVQLLMFAMFEENLHDIMDFLMTCCSPRLERLFVQLPTRSGQYKPQEEPSDSEEDGSEEDELEEELSEEHECKMHAWDKHLCYGEESEKDQSGQTESEEEVSEENHSEEDESEEEVSEENHFKVDESEDDGSEEDELEEELSEGSEYIHFKVDESEDDGSEEDEPEGEDSGEDQSEEEGSEESVEEPLGNGCENLIFLKMMNFMGRHNEMRLLSYLLKRSPSLNQLILFTPGDHPKGLHKDHLVTSDFLETKLLPLEKASLNPQIILSEPDTTAVQPLHWEIFVKV; this comes from the exons ATGGCAACTGTGTTCGATTCCGGTGGCGGCTCGAAGAGGCGGCAGACGGATGAGGAAGGGGGGCGAGCCCAACCTGGCTTGGAGGAAGACCGCATCACGACCCTGCCGGAGGCTCTGCGGCTGCACATCCTCGCGCTCCTCCCGCTCAAATCCGCCATCCGCACCGGCGCGCTCTCCACGCAGTGGCGCGCACTCTGGACGCGCCGCTGGCCGGATCCTGCCTCCTTGGAGTTGCGCGTCGCCGCCCACGATTCCCTACAGCCGCTCATGGAATCCctggagcggcgcgggcggcggcgcaTCGACCGGTTCTCCCTCTCGTTCAAGATGGGCGAGCTCACCGCCGACGAGTTCCGCCGCTGCCTAGACTACGCCGCAGCCTGCGCCGTCGCGGACCTCCAAGTCCACCTCAGTCGGGGCTCCAACCGCATCTTGAAGTTCCGGCTGCCGCGAGGCAACCCACACCTCCAGCGCCTCTCCGTCGAGGGCATCGGCGTCGGCCTTCCCAACCCATTCCTATACGAGTCCCATCCCCACTCTGTCCTCGACGCCATCCGCCTCCACCGCGTCACCATCTCTGACCACGACGTCTTCTCTCTGGTCGCCGCATGCCCGCTCCTGCGCACCCTAGATTTACGCTACTGCAAAGGTCTACGCCGCGGCAACTTCCCTGCCGGGGCTTACCTGAAGAGCGTCACCTTCGCGGAGTGCAAAGGCCTTGCCGGCGTTTTGTTCAGGAAGGCCCCGGGCCTCCGCTCCTTCCGCTACAGCGGTGGCTACCTTGCCGCGGACCAAATCCCGACCACCATTCACGACCTTTATCTCTGCTTCGGGGGACCTGACCGCCGCAATTGCTTGGGGGGCACCACGTACGACGCAGATGGGAGACTCTGCAGGCTGCGCAGAAGTTGCCTCGATGCACTCATCGATGCCTATAACCTCACCGTGATTACCCTCTGCAGCAGTGCCCTACGG AGAGTTTCTGGCAAGGTTCGTGCCAAATCAATCCATGGAAATGCTGCCCTGTGCAGATTACAGAATTTGAGGGAGGTGCAGCTGCTGATGTTTGCAATGTTCGAAGAAAATTTGCACGACATTATGGATTTCCTCATGACCTGCTGCAGCCCTCGTTTGGAGAGATTATTTGTGCAG CTTCCAACAAGGAGTGGTCAATATAAGCCACAGGAAGAACCATCGGATTCAGAGGAAGATGGGTCAGAGGAAGATGAGCTAGAGGAAGAGCTCTCGGAGGAACATGAATGTAAGATGCATGCATGGGACAAACATCTGTGTTACGGAGAAGAGTCTGAGAAAGATCAATCCGGGCAAACCGAATCAGAGGAAGAGGTGTCAGAGGAAAATCACTCAGAGGAAGACGAATCAGAGGAAGAGGTGTCAGAGGAAAATCACTTCAAGGTAGACGAATCGGAGGACGATGGGTCAGAGGAAGATGAGCTGGAGGAAGAGCTGTCAGAGGGATCAGAGTATATTCACTTCAAGGTAGACGAATCGGAGGACGATGGGTCAGAGGAAGATGAGCCTGAGGGAGAAGACTCTGGTGAAGATCAatcagaggaagaggggtcagagGAATCGGTGGAAGAGCCACTAGGGAATGGATGTGAAAACCTTATTTTTCTCAAGATGATGAATTTCATGGGCCGCCACAATGAGATGCGGCTACTAAGCTATCTGTTGAAAAGGTCTCCCAGTCTCAACCAATTGATACTATTTACTCCCGGTGATCACCCAAAAGGGCTTCATAAGGATCATCTGGTTACATCCGATTTTCTTGAAACAAAACTACTGCCTCTAGAAAAGGCCTCTCTGAATCCACAGATAATCCTCAGTGAACCGGATACTACTGCAGTCCAGCCGTTGCATTGGGAGATCTTTGTCAAGGTTTAA